A region from the Algoriphagus machipongonensis genome encodes:
- a CDS encoding class I SAM-dependent rRNA methyltransferase, which translates to MSYPQIILKKGKEISLKRKHHWVFSGAIQQKDDHLQNGDLVSVISSRNEFLGIGHFSHGSIMVRIISFQERVIDQSFWNEKIKAAYELRKSLGLTDNEETNVYRLIHGEGDLLPGLIIDFYHGTAVIQAHHVGMHAHIKEIAAAIKSVYGDGVSGVFDKSAETLPKNLGINSNEWILGEPKTDLVQEYGATYKIDWEKGQKTGFFIDQRENRKLLASYSKGKKVLNTFCYSGGFSVLALLEGAKEVHSVDISPKAIELTEENIQLNPKIKGEHESKVADVVKYIREIGDDYDLIVLDPPAFAKNIKARHNAVQAYKRLNIEALKKIKSGGILFTFSCSQVVDKNLFRNTITAAALECNRNVKVLHQMSQPADHPVNIFHPETEYLKGLVLYVE; encoded by the coding sequence ATGAGTTACCCACAAATCATCTTAAAGAAAGGAAAAGAAATTTCACTGAAAAGAAAGCATCATTGGGTGTTTTCAGGTGCCATTCAGCAAAAAGATGATCATCTTCAAAATGGTGATTTGGTTTCAGTCATTTCATCAAGAAATGAATTTTTAGGGATTGGGCATTTCTCCCACGGCTCCATTATGGTCAGGATTATTTCCTTCCAAGAAAGAGTCATAGACCAGAGTTTCTGGAACGAAAAAATCAAGGCAGCATATGAATTGAGAAAGAGTCTTGGTTTGACGGACAATGAAGAGACGAATGTTTATCGTTTGATTCACGGAGAAGGCGATCTATTACCAGGATTGATCATTGATTTTTACCATGGCACTGCAGTTATTCAAGCACATCATGTCGGAATGCATGCTCATATTAAAGAAATCGCAGCCGCAATAAAATCCGTCTACGGTGATGGAGTTTCAGGAGTATTTGACAAAAGCGCTGAAACTCTTCCCAAAAATTTGGGAATTAATTCCAATGAATGGATTCTAGGAGAACCAAAAACTGATTTGGTTCAGGAGTATGGGGCTACATACAAAATAGACTGGGAAAAAGGTCAAAAGACCGGTTTTTTTATTGATCAGCGAGAAAACAGAAAACTTCTCGCTTCTTACTCTAAAGGAAAAAAAGTTTTAAACACTTTTTGTTATTCAGGAGGATTTTCGGTTTTGGCTTTATTAGAAGGTGCTAAAGAAGTTCATTCTGTGGATATCTCTCCAAAAGCAATTGAATTGACAGAGGAAAACATTCAATTAAACCCGAAAATCAAAGGAGAACACGAGTCCAAAGTGGCAGATGTAGTTAAATACATCAGGGAAATTGGAGATGACTATGACCTCATCGTATTAGACCCTCCTGCATTTGCCAAAAACATCAAAGCTCGACATAATGCCGTTCAAGCATATAAGCGACTTAACATTGAAGCATTAAAGAAAATAAAATCAGGAGGGATCCTCTTTACCTTTTCCTGCAGTCAGGTAGTTGATAAAAATTTATTCAGAAATACAATTACTGCAGCTGCATTAGAATGTAACAGGAATGTCAAAGTCCTTCATCAAATGAGCCAACCGGCAGACCATCCCGTGAATATATTTCACCCAGAAACTGAATATTTAAAAGGACTTGTGCTCTAT